The Tepidibacillus fermentans genome has a window encoding:
- a CDS encoding glycosyltransferase family 2 protein: MRNYAIIIPALNPTNSLLDYVKRLLAEGAEQIIVVNDGSKEELTYIFTELNTIEGCTVLTHEINKGKGRALKTAFKYFLEHHKDLEGVITADADGQHSVEDVCKVAKALENSNGGIILGVRDFKQSNVPLRSYIGNRTTSLLFRLLFGYKLEDTQTGLRGIPKKELLQILELKGERYEYEMNMLIYAKKMNIKFSEISIQTLYFNNNATSHYNSIQDSIRVLTQLISGFLHDSFSTITSRLIGIISFILLLISLMYLWV; the protein is encoded by the coding sequence ATGAGAAATTATGCGATAATCATACCTGCCCTTAATCCAACAAATAGTTTGCTAGATTATGTCAAAAGATTATTAGCAGAAGGTGCTGAACAGATTATTGTTGTAAATGATGGTAGTAAAGAAGAATTAACCTATATCTTTACGGAATTAAATACAATTGAAGGTTGTACTGTTTTGACGCATGAAATAAATAAAGGTAAAGGTAGAGCGTTAAAAACTGCTTTTAAATATTTTCTAGAACACCATAAGGATTTAGAAGGTGTCATCACAGCTGACGCTGATGGACAGCATTCAGTAGAAGATGTTTGTAAAGTAGCAAAGGCATTAGAGAACAGTAACGGAGGAATCATTCTAGGGGTTAGAGATTTTAAACAATCCAACGTTCCACTTCGTAGTTATATAGGAAACAGAACAACAAGTCTTCTATTTCGACTTCTATTTGGCTATAAACTAGAAGATACGCAAACAGGGTTAAGAGGAATTCCTAAAAAAGAACTTCTACAGATTCTGGAACTTAAAGGAGAACGCTACGAATATGAAATGAATATGTTGATTTATGCAAAAAAAATGAATATAAAGTTCAGTGAGATATCGATACAAACTTTATATTTTAATAACAATGCTACTTCTCATTATAATTCTATACAAGATTCTATAAGGGTTCTAACTCAACTCATTTCTGGCTTCCTACATGATTCTTTTTCAACAATTACCTCTCGATTAATTGGTATTATCAGTTTTATTTTGTTGCTCATTTCACTAATGTATTTGTGGGTGTAA
- a CDS encoding glycerol acyltransferase, producing the protein MIRAIIRKFYPTYSVQIPKNINGPVVYVSHHQNLFGPFVTLLWFPKCLHAWILNVFLDQSSCFKQYVDYTFTKRYGLNRNLAKIFALPLSYFVSKLLNSGKGIPVYRGSRKILTTFNLSVDALSRGESIVIFPDIDYRDHSSNIKEMYDGFLYLEKYYYKATGKHVCFIPLYASKKKKMLIADKQIYFRDEVDFNVERKKVVQEIHANLNHLAKKSGDI; encoded by the coding sequence ATGATTCGTGCTATCATTAGAAAATTTTATCCTACATATTCTGTTCAGATTCCGAAAAATATAAATGGCCCAGTTGTGTATGTTTCTCACCATCAAAATCTTTTTGGTCCATTTGTAACGTTGCTTTGGTTTCCAAAATGTTTACATGCCTGGATTCTCAATGTTTTTCTTGATCAATCTTCCTGTTTTAAGCAATACGTTGATTATACTTTTACAAAAAGATATGGATTAAATAGGAATCTAGCAAAAATTTTTGCTTTACCGCTATCCTATTTTGTTTCAAAACTCTTAAATTCTGGAAAGGGCATTCCTGTTTACAGAGGTTCTAGAAAAATATTAACGACCTTTAATCTTAGCGTGGATGCATTAAGTAGAGGGGAAAGCATCGTGATTTTTCCAGATATTGATTATCGTGATCATTCATCAAATATAAAAGAAATGTACGATGGTTTTCTATACTTAGAAAAATACTATTATAAAGCAACTGGAAAACATGTATGTTTTATCCCACTGTATGCCAGTAAGAAAAAGAAAATGTTAATCGCAGATAAACAAATCTATTTTCGAGATGAAGTAGATTTTAACGTAGAACGAAAAAAAGTAGTTCAGGAGATTCATGCCAATCTTAATCATTTAGCAAAAAAATCTGGAGATATCTGA
- the bacA gene encoding undecaprenyl-diphosphate phosphatase, whose amino-acid sequence MHNYLIAVIQGIVEGLTEFLPISSTGHLILSGELLHFTGEKAETFEIVIQLGAILAVAFLYWQRVLGLLGWKKGLESENHEVTASRLNLIHIIVAIFPAMLMGLLLHKVIKTYLFSPYTVLIGLVIGGIFMIYAEKRNKRVTAATVDEITYKQAFLIGLSQILALWPGFSRSGATIAGGLLVGTNHKAAAEFSFIIAIPMMIAASGYDLLKSYQYLSVNDIGFFAVGFIVSFIVAWLAVVSFLKLLQKVKLTPFAYYRFILAALFWLFILRG is encoded by the coding sequence ATGCACAATTATTTGATTGCAGTCATTCAAGGAATTGTAGAAGGATTGACAGAATTTTTACCAATTTCCTCAACTGGACATTTAATTTTGTCTGGAGAACTCCTTCATTTTACGGGGGAAAAAGCAGAAACGTTTGAAATCGTCATTCAATTAGGGGCAATTCTAGCCGTAGCGTTCCTCTATTGGCAAAGGGTTCTTGGCTTACTAGGATGGAAGAAAGGATTGGAGTCGGAGAATCATGAGGTTACAGCAAGTCGATTAAATTTGATCCATATCATTGTTGCCATCTTCCCAGCGATGCTGATGGGACTTCTTCTTCATAAAGTAATAAAGACTTATCTTTTCTCACCATATACCGTTTTAATTGGTTTAGTTATCGGTGGAATCTTTATGATTTACGCGGAAAAACGAAATAAAAGAGTTACTGCTGCCACTGTAGATGAAATTACTTATAAACAAGCCTTTTTGATTGGTCTTTCGCAAATTCTCGCGCTTTGGCCAGGTTTTTCTCGTTCAGGAGCTACCATTGCAGGAGGATTGTTGGTTGGAACGAATCATAAAGCAGCTGCAGAATTCTCCTTTATCATTGCAATTCCTATGATGATTGCAGCTAGTGGTTATGATTTATTAAAAAGTTATCAGTACCTATCAGTGAATGATATAGGCTTCTTTGCCGTGGGATTTATTGTTTCTTTTATCGTTGCTTGGTTAGCGGTTGTCTCTTTCCTTAAACTCTTACAAAAAGTCAAATTAACACCTTTTGCTTATTACCGCTTTATTTTAGCGGCCTTATTTTGGCTCTTTATATTAAGGGGTTAA